The Oceanivirga salmonicida DNA window AACCTTATATTGAACCAGAAATTGAAAAAAAGATACACGGAATTAGAGTTAGGGTAAAATTATCATATGGTAATCCTGAAATAATAAAAGGTAAAGATTTTTATTATGTAAATGGTAAACCATATAGAGGTATAGTATATAAAAAAGATGGATTAGTAATTAATGAAGTAAATTTAGAAGAATATTTATATTCAGTAGTTTCAGCAGAAATGCCAACATATTTTGGTACGGAAGCATTAAAAGCACAAGCAGTTGCAGCAAGAACTTATGCATTAAATAAAATAATTACAAATAAAAATAAAAGTAATTTATATGATGTAGATGATACTGTAAAATTTCAAGTATATAGTGGGGCATCTAATGAAGAAAAGAAAGTTACAGCCGCAGTAAATAGCACTAGAAGTCAAATTGCAACATATAATGGAAAACCAATATTAGCACTTTTCCATGCAAGTTCAGGAGATAGAACAATGTCAGCTAAGGCAGTTTTTAATGTGGAAAAACCATATTTAAAAAGTGTAGAAGATTTTAGTAGTTCACAAAAATGGACATATAGAATTTCTAAATATAGTTTAGAAAAAAAATTCGGAAGAAGCTATAATGTAATTACTAATCTTGGAAAAAATAAAATAAGAAGAGGACTAGGTGCTAGTAAAATTAAAAGTAATAACTTTAGCATGCATTTAAGTAATGATGGAATTGTGTACTTTTATGGTAAAGGTTCAGGACATTGTGTTGGATTATCACAATGGGGAGCTAAATATTTAGGACAAGTAAGAAAATATAATTATGAAGAAATATTGAAACACTATTATAGAGGGATAAGTATTACCAAAATAGGAGAAAAATGAGTAAAATTTTAATTGCTTTTTCTGGCGGACCAGATTCAGTATATTTGTATCACTATTTAAAAAAACAAAATCATGAAATAGGTATATGTTATGTTAATCATAATGTAAGAAAAGATATTCAAAATGATATTGATTTTGTAAAAGATTTTGCTATAAAAGAAAATATATTTTATTGTATAGAAAGCATAAATTTAGAAAAGTTTAATGAAGATATAGCAAGAAACAAGAGATACGAAATATTAGAAAAAGTAAGAGAAAAAAATTCTTTTGAATATATTGCAACGGGTCATAATCAAAATGATAATGTGGAGACTATAATTTTTAGAATTATAAGGGGAACGGCATTAGAAGGATTAAAAGG harbors:
- a CDS encoding SpoIID/LytB domain-containing protein, coding for MKKTIIISLLALVSCAKIATNDDFKFEQKRVIIDEKNKYEKIREYFSNLLASALKSIDEEANTEANAEVDFETVLKNGKIEEGFSVVLANGETLTVGEIDPEVEPETDIDEKFKDGFSMVLANGQVLTVGEVKPGEVTSGEVTSGEVTPETQPKVEPKVKPYIEPEIEKKIHGIRVRVKLSYGNPEIIKGKDFYYVNGKPYRGIVYKKDGLVINEVNLEEYLYSVVSAEMPTYFGTEALKAQAVAARTYALNKIITNKNKSNLYDVDDTVKFQVYSGASNEEKKVTAAVNSTRSQIATYNGKPILALFHASSGDRTMSAKAVFNVEKPYLKSVEDFSSSQKWTYRISKYSLEKKFGRSYNVITNLGKNKIRRGLGASKIKSNNFSMHLSNDGIVYFYGKGSGHCVGLSQWGAKYLGQVRKYNYEEILKHYYRGISITKIGEK